The proteins below come from a single Caulobacter segnis ATCC 21756 genomic window:
- a CDS encoding SPFH domain-containing protein — MTETQTINPTVERSHAGMSGGIALLAAPLILIAGVWMIVLAKNGGGAPFAFSGLGLTVLSLLVCCGFYALQPNEAYAITLFGSYVGTDRKTGLRWILPWYGRKKISLRVRNVTSETLKVNDKRGNPIEIAANIVWRVRDSAQALFDVDDYIAFVNIQIETGLREVASHYAYDHAEEGEPTLRADAEEVGDRLRKDLQQRTAVAGVAIDEAHLMHLAYAPEIAGSMLKRQQAEAVLAARRTIVAGAVDMVESALDQLSQRGVVTLDDERRASMVSNLLVVLCADREAQPVVNTGTLYG; from the coding sequence ATGACCGAGACTCAAACGATCAATCCGACCGTAGAGCGGTCACACGCCGGAATGAGCGGGGGCATAGCGCTGCTGGCCGCGCCCCTGATCCTGATCGCTGGGGTCTGGATGATCGTCCTGGCCAAGAACGGCGGCGGCGCGCCCTTCGCCTTCTCCGGACTCGGGCTGACTGTCTTGTCCTTGCTAGTGTGTTGCGGCTTCTATGCGCTTCAGCCGAACGAAGCCTACGCCATCACGCTGTTCGGCTCGTATGTCGGCACGGACCGCAAGACGGGGCTGCGCTGGATTCTGCCCTGGTACGGTCGCAAGAAGATCAGCCTGCGCGTCCGCAACGTGACCAGCGAGACGCTGAAGGTGAACGACAAGCGCGGCAACCCGATCGAGATCGCGGCGAACATCGTCTGGCGCGTGAGGGACTCCGCCCAAGCCCTGTTCGACGTGGACGACTACATCGCCTTCGTGAACATCCAGATCGAGACGGGGCTTCGCGAGGTCGCCTCGCATTACGCTTACGATCATGCCGAGGAGGGCGAGCCGACGCTTCGCGCCGACGCCGAGGAAGTCGGCGATCGGTTGCGCAAGGATCTGCAACAGCGCACGGCCGTGGCTGGCGTCGCCATCGACGAGGCGCACCTGATGCACCTGGCCTACGCGCCCGAGATCGCCGGCTCGATGCTGAAGCGCCAGCAGGCCGAGGCGGTCCTGGCGGCCCGGCGGACGATCGTCGCCGGCGCTGTCGACATGGTCGAGAGCGCCCTTGATCAGTTGAGCCAGCGCGGCGTCGTCACCCTCGACGACGAGCGCCGGGCGTCGATGGTCTCCAATCTGCTGGTGGTGCTGTGCGCCGACCGCGAGGCGCAGCCTGTGGTCAACACCGGCACGCTCTACGGCTGA
- a CDS encoding LLM class flavin-dependent oxidoreductase, with translation MTAYPPFSVLDLAPVPQGTEVGQALHNSLDLAQHAERLGFHRYWLAEHHNMPGIASAATAVVIGHVAGGTSTIRVGSGGVMLPNHAPLMVAEQFGTLNALYPGRIDLGLGRAPGTDQATMRALRRYAGAVDSFAQDVVELQRWFQPATADQAVRAVPGEGQDVPIWILGSSTWGAQLAAALGLPYAFAAHFAPDALLDALLLYRRHFKPSETLDKPYAMVCIGVCAADTDHEAARLATSTQQQFLALRRGRPGLLPSPVDDIREHASPAELAGLDHTFQYSAIGSPKTVKRKIERILEMTGADELMAASQIYDHDARKRSYEILASLRG, from the coding sequence ATGACCGCGTATCCCCCTTTCTCCGTCCTCGACCTTGCTCCCGTTCCGCAAGGAACAGAGGTCGGGCAAGCGCTCCACAACAGCCTCGACCTTGCTCAGCACGCCGAACGCCTCGGCTTTCATCGCTACTGGCTGGCCGAGCATCATAACATGCCGGGCATCGCCAGCGCCGCGACCGCCGTCGTCATCGGCCATGTGGCCGGCGGCACCTCGACGATTCGAGTCGGCTCTGGCGGCGTCATGCTGCCCAATCACGCGCCCCTGATGGTCGCCGAGCAGTTCGGAACGCTCAACGCGCTTTATCCTGGACGCATCGATCTGGGGCTTGGGCGCGCGCCCGGCACTGATCAGGCGACAATGCGGGCGCTGCGGCGCTATGCGGGCGCGGTCGATTCGTTCGCCCAGGACGTGGTGGAATTGCAGCGCTGGTTTCAGCCCGCGACGGCCGATCAGGCCGTACGCGCTGTTCCGGGCGAAGGTCAGGACGTCCCGATCTGGATCCTCGGCTCGTCGACCTGGGGCGCGCAACTCGCCGCGGCGCTCGGCCTCCCCTACGCCTTTGCCGCCCACTTCGCGCCCGACGCCCTTCTGGACGCCCTCCTCCTCTACCGTCGCCACTTCAAGCCGTCGGAGACGTTGGACAAGCCCTACGCCATGGTCTGCATTGGCGTGTGCGCCGCCGACACCGACCACGAGGCCGCGCGTCTGGCGACGTCGACTCAGCAACAGTTCCTGGCCCTGCGCCGCGGTCGACCCGGGTTGTTGCCGTCGCCCGTCGACGATATCCGCGAACATGCTTCGCCGGCGGAGCTGGCGGGCCTGGACCACACCTTCCAGTACTCGGCGATCGGCTCCCCGAAGACGGTGAAGCGCAAGATCGAGCGGATTCTGGAGATGACGGGCGCGGATGAGCTGATGGCCGCCTCGCAGATCTACGACCATGACGCGCGCAAGCGCAGCTACGAGATCCTTGCCAGCCTGCGCGGCTGA
- a CDS encoding NADH-quinone oxidoreductase subunit D has product MTGTNSPAAATDYFRDEATAPAIPETPVRKFNINFGPQHPAAHGVLRLVLELDGEIVERVDPHIGLLHRGTEKLMEARTYLQNIPYFDRLDYVAPMNQEHAFCLAIEKLLGVEVPIRGQIIRVLYSEIGRILNHLLNVTTQAMDVGALTPPLWGFEEREKLMVFYERACGARLHSNYFRPGGVHQDLPPELIEDIDAWAKAFPKICDDIEGLITDNRIFKQRNVDIGVVTKEEAIDWGFSGVMVRGSGIAWDLRRSQPYENYNDFEFDIPLGKNGDCYDRYLCRMQEMRESTKIIRQACEMLRKTHGPVLSEDNKVSPPRRAEMKRSMEALIHHFKLYTEGFKTPEGEVYACVEAPKGEFGVFVVSDGTNKPYRCKIRAPGFPHLAAMDWMNRGHQLADVSAILGSLDIVFGEIDR; this is encoded by the coding sequence ATGACCGGCACGAACTCGCCCGCCGCGGCGACCGACTACTTCCGAGACGAGGCGACGGCTCCGGCCATTCCGGAGACGCCTGTCCGCAAGTTCAACATCAACTTCGGCCCGCAACACCCGGCCGCGCACGGCGTGCTGCGTCTGGTGCTGGAGCTGGACGGCGAAATCGTCGAACGCGTCGATCCGCACATCGGCCTGCTGCATCGCGGCACCGAGAAGCTGATGGAAGCGCGCACCTACCTGCAGAACATCCCGTACTTCGACCGCCTCGACTACGTGGCGCCGATGAACCAGGAGCACGCCTTCTGCCTGGCCATCGAGAAGCTGCTCGGCGTCGAAGTGCCGATCCGCGGCCAGATCATCCGCGTGCTCTATTCGGAAATCGGCCGGATCCTGAACCACCTGCTGAACGTGACGACCCAGGCCATGGACGTCGGCGCCCTGACGCCGCCGCTCTGGGGCTTCGAGGAGCGCGAGAAGCTGATGGTGTTCTACGAGCGCGCCTGCGGCGCTCGCCTGCACTCCAACTACTTCCGTCCGGGCGGCGTGCACCAAGACCTGCCGCCGGAACTGATCGAGGACATCGACGCCTGGGCCAAGGCGTTCCCCAAGATCTGCGACGACATCGAAGGCCTGATCACCGACAACCGCATCTTCAAGCAGCGCAACGTCGATATCGGCGTCGTGACCAAGGAAGAAGCGATCGACTGGGGCTTCTCGGGCGTGATGGTGCGCGGTTCGGGCATCGCCTGGGACCTGCGCCGCAGCCAGCCCTACGAGAACTACAACGACTTCGAGTTCGACATCCCGCTGGGCAAGAACGGCGACTGCTACGATCGCTATCTCTGCCGGATGCAGGAGATGCGCGAGTCGACCAAGATCATCCGCCAGGCCTGTGAGATGTTGCGCAAGACGCACGGTCCGGTGCTGTCGGAAGACAACAAGGTCTCGCCGCCGCGTCGCGCCGAGATGAAGCGCTCGATGGAAGCGCTGATCCACCACTTCAAGCTCTACACCGAGGGCTTCAAGACGCCGGAAGGCGAGGTCTACGCCTGCGTCGAGGCCCCGAAGGGCGAGTTCGGCGTGTTCGTGGTGTCGGACGGCACCAACAAGCCATACCGCTGCAAGATTCGCGCGCCGGGCTTCCCGCACTTGGCGGCCATGGACTGGATGAACCGCGGCCACCAGCTGGCTGACGTCTCGGCCATCCTGGGCTCGCTGGATATCGTGTTCGGGGAGATCGACCGTTGA
- a CDS encoding NADH-quinone oxidoreductase subunit A — MTAFLLQYLPIVIFLGIAAAIGIVFLLAAAVLAPKAPDPEKLSAYECGFNAFDDARMKFDVRFYLVSILFIIFDLEVAFLFPWAVTLMKLPHDVAQFAFWSMMAFLGVLTVGFIYEWKKGALEWE, encoded by the coding sequence ATGACCGCCTTCCTTCTTCAGTACCTGCCGATCGTGATCTTCCTAGGGATCGCGGCGGCTATCGGGATCGTCTTCCTCCTGGCCGCGGCCGTGCTCGCGCCCAAGGCGCCGGATCCGGAAAAGCTGTCCGCGTACGAATGCGGCTTCAACGCCTTCGACGATGCGCGCATGAAGTTCGACGTCCGGTTCTATCTGGTGTCGATCCTGTTCATCATCTTCGACCTGGAAGTCGCGTTCCTGTTCCCGTGGGCGGTTACGCTGATGAAGCTGCCGCATGACGTGGCCCAGTTCGCCTTCTGGTCGATGATGGCCTTCCTCGGCGTCCTGACCGTCGGCTTTATCTACGAATGGAAGAAGGGCGCCCTCGAATGGGAGTGA
- a CDS encoding glycosyltransferase family 4 protein — protein MDPPLDTVRLVDTTMLYAPRSGGVRRYLSSKRAWLAANRPGVRHTLVVPGARDSYDGDGRVSIYAAPLPFGAGYRWPVVKAAWMERLIRQRPDIIEAGDPYTPGLAALRAGDALGVPVVGFCHTDLGKLAALHIGEWAEKPVQKRWAAVYRQFDQAVAPSRFIASRLIEAGVHNAIGLPLGVDTELFHPGRADREGLRRRLGVSSHEKLLVFAGRPAREKRLDVLVAAVERLGAPYKLLFVGAGGGAPISERAISLDYVRDPAELAGILASCDAFVHANDNEPFGLIVLEAMACGLPVVGVAAGGVAESVDGEVGELAARSEPKAFAEAIEALFARDIVAVGAAARRRAVERHGWDAVFRQLCFVYGGLTGRAAFGGVSQAREH, from the coding sequence ATCGACCCGCCGCTCGATACAGTCCGCCTCGTAGACACCACCATGCTCTACGCGCCGCGAAGCGGCGGGGTGCGCCGTTACCTCTCGTCGAAACGCGCCTGGTTGGCGGCCAATCGCCCGGGCGTGCGTCACACCCTGGTGGTGCCTGGCGCGCGGGACTCCTACGACGGCGACGGTCGGGTCTCGATCTACGCCGCGCCGCTCCCGTTTGGCGCGGGCTATCGCTGGCCCGTGGTGAAGGCAGCGTGGATGGAGCGGTTGATCCGACAACGGCCCGATATCATCGAGGCCGGCGACCCCTACACCCCCGGCTTGGCGGCCTTGAGAGCCGGCGACGCGTTGGGCGTTCCCGTGGTCGGCTTCTGCCACACAGATCTTGGCAAGTTGGCGGCCCTGCACATCGGCGAATGGGCGGAGAAGCCGGTTCAGAAGCGATGGGCGGCGGTCTACCGCCAGTTCGATCAGGCCGTCGCGCCGAGCCGGTTCATCGCCAGTCGCTTGATCGAAGCTGGCGTGCACAACGCGATCGGCCTGCCGCTTGGCGTCGATACCGAGCTCTTCCATCCTGGCCGAGCGGATCGGGAGGGACTGCGCCGACGCCTGGGCGTGTCCTCCCACGAAAAGCTCTTGGTCTTCGCCGGGCGGCCGGCGCGTGAAAAGCGTCTCGATGTCCTGGTCGCCGCGGTCGAGCGACTGGGCGCGCCCTACAAGCTGCTGTTTGTCGGCGCGGGCGGCGGCGCGCCCATCAGCGAGCGGGCGATCAGCCTGGACTATGTCCGGGATCCCGCGGAGTTGGCGGGCATCCTGGCCAGCTGCGACGCCTTCGTGCACGCCAACGACAATGAACCCTTTGGCCTGATCGTCCTGGAAGCGATGGCTTGCGGCCTTCCTGTGGTCGGCGTCGCGGCCGGTGGCGTGGCCGAATCCGTGGATGGCGAGGTCGGTGAGCTTGCCGCCCGATCCGAGCCCAAAGCCTTCGCCGAAGCGATCGAGGCCTTATTCGCCCGGGACATCGTGGCCGTAGGCGCGGCGGCTCGCCGCCGAGCGGTCGAGCGGCATGGCTGGGACGCCGTGTTCCGGCAGCTCTGCTTCGTCTATGGCGGCCTGACGGGGCGCGCCGCCTTTGGCGGCGTGTCGCAGGCGCGCGAGCATTGA
- a CDS encoding NADH-quinone oxidoreductase subunit C — MTDVVATETAISPLETLGQAIVANSAGAITAYHVAFGELTVLGPANRVIQALEFLRDHPDCRFHQLVDLTAVDYPQRERRFDVVYHLLSLVKNHRIRLKVQTDEDTAVPSVTPVFAVADWFEREAFDMYGVFFEGHPDLRRILTDYGFHGHPLRKDFPMTGYVEVRYDDELKRVVYEPVKITEFRAFDFLSPWEGAKYALPGDEKAEKRAGDA, encoded by the coding sequence ATGACCGACGTGGTTGCGACCGAAACAGCGATCTCGCCGCTGGAAACGCTGGGTCAGGCCATCGTCGCCAACAGCGCCGGCGCGATCACCGCCTATCACGTGGCGTTCGGCGAACTGACGGTGCTGGGCCCGGCCAACCGGGTCATCCAGGCGCTGGAGTTCCTGCGCGATCACCCTGATTGCCGCTTCCACCAGCTGGTGGACCTGACGGCCGTCGACTATCCGCAGCGCGAGCGCCGCTTCGACGTGGTCTATCACCTGCTGTCGCTGGTGAAGAACCATCGGATCCGCCTCAAGGTGCAGACCGACGAGGACACCGCTGTTCCCAGCGTGACGCCGGTTTTCGCGGTGGCCGACTGGTTCGAGCGCGAGGCCTTCGACATGTACGGCGTGTTCTTCGAAGGACACCCGGACCTGCGTCGGATCTTGACCGACTACGGCTTCCACGGCCATCCGCTGCGGAAGGACTTCCCCATGACGGGTTATGTGGAAGTGCGCTACGACGACGAGCTTAAGCGTGTCGTGTACGAGCCCGTGAAGATCACCGAGTTCCGTGCGTTCGATTTCCTCTCCCCGTGGGAAGGCGCCAAGTATGCGCTGCCCGGCGACGAGAAAGCCGAGAAGCGGGCGGGAGACGCGTAG
- a CDS encoding NuoB/complex I 20 kDa subunit family protein, whose translation MEEGRPRMGVIVPATSPVPALSGGRSTVEGYDPKLHDPFFDGVSQQLADKGFITAAADDLITWARTGSLMWMTFGLACCAVEMMQASMPRYDLERYGFAPRASPRQSDVMIVAGTLTNKMAPALRKVYDQMPEPRYVISMGSCANGGGYYYYSYSVVRGCDRVVPVDIYVPGCPPTAEALVYGVLQLQKKIRRTGTIER comes from the coding sequence ATGGAAGAAGGGCGCCCTCGAATGGGAGTGATCGTTCCCGCCACCTCGCCGGTCCCGGCGCTTTCGGGCGGCCGTTCCACGGTCGAGGGTTATGACCCCAAGCTGCACGACCCGTTCTTCGACGGCGTGTCGCAGCAACTGGCCGACAAGGGCTTCATCACGGCCGCCGCCGACGACCTGATCACCTGGGCCCGCACGGGCTCGCTGATGTGGATGACGTTCGGTCTGGCCTGCTGCGCCGTGGAGATGATGCAGGCGTCGATGCCGCGCTACGATCTGGAGCGCTACGGCTTCGCACCGCGCGCCAGCCCGCGTCAGTCTGACGTGATGATCGTCGCCGGCACCCTGACCAACAAGATGGCTCCGGCCCTGCGCAAGGTCTACGACCAGATGCCGGAGCCGCGCTACGTCATCTCGATGGGCAGCTGCGCCAACGGCGGCGGCTACTACTATTACAGCTACAGCGTCGTGCGCGGCTGCGACCGCGTCGTGCCGGTGGACATCTATGTCCCGGGCTGCCCGCCCACGGCCGAGGCGCTGGTGTATGGCGTTCTGCAGCTGCAGAAGAAGATCCGCCGCACGGGGACGATCGAGCGATGA
- a CDS encoding nuclear transport factor 2 family protein, which translates to MSLADIAQAQLDAYNAQDLDGHCAHFADDVVVGGLNGDVARTGIEAYRAWYEKVFSDFPNNKAQLLNRIVVGSNVIDHERVDRGNGDPVFEVAAIYTFNGDKIARVDFAR; encoded by the coding sequence TTGAGCCTGGCTGATATCGCCCAGGCGCAGCTCGACGCCTACAACGCCCAGGACCTGGACGGGCACTGCGCCCACTTCGCCGACGACGTGGTCGTGGGCGGCCTGAACGGCGACGTCGCGCGCACGGGCATCGAGGCTTACCGGGCCTGGTACGAAAAGGTCTTTTCAGACTTTCCGAACAATAAGGCCCAGCTGCTGAACCGCATCGTGGTCGGCTCGAACGTGATCGATCACGAGCGCGTCGACCGCGGCAATGGCGACCCCGTGTTCGAGGTCGCCGCCATCTACACCTTCAACGGCGACAAGATCGCCCGCGTGGATTTCGCCCGATGA
- a CDS encoding HU family DNA-binding protein, which produces MTTKAELVTAIAEKAGINKNQAKDALEAFIDAVTDSLKSGQDVRLVGFGTFKAVTRAAGTARNPRTGETVNRPASKTARFQVGEGLKSSLNG; this is translated from the coding sequence ATGACCACAAAAGCCGAACTCGTCACGGCGATCGCCGAGAAGGCGGGCATCAACAAGAACCAAGCCAAAGACGCGCTGGAAGCCTTCATCGACGCCGTCACCGACTCTCTCAAGTCGGGCCAGGATGTGCGCCTGGTCGGTTTCGGCACGTTCAAGGCCGTGACCCGCGCCGCGGGCACCGCGCGAAATCCGCGGACGGGCGAGACGGTCAACCGTCCCGCGTCGAAGACCGCGCGTTTCCAGGTCGGCGAAGGCCTCAAGTCGTCGCTGAACGGCTAA
- the nuoE gene encoding NADH-quinone oxidoreductase subunit NuoE, producing MSVRRLAKEQPASFTFSKESQAKADWWKAKYPAARKQSAVIPMLWLAQKQEGWISEPAIQEIAKQLEMPVIRVLEVATFYVMFQLQPVGKVAFVQLCGTTPCQLRGALDLKAVLKDKIGEANHVSADGKFSWEEVECLGACCNAPMAAINDYYYEDLTPESLAQILDDFAAGKSPKPGSYDGRVASEPKGKIQTLTDPKLYDGSAAKKIKIPNLPEKPKASKAKSEPAA from the coding sequence ATGAGCGTACGTCGTCTCGCCAAGGAACAGCCCGCCAGCTTCACCTTCTCGAAGGAAAGCCAGGCCAAGGCCGACTGGTGGAAAGCCAAGTATCCCGCCGCCCGCAAGCAGTCGGCGGTGATCCCGATGCTGTGGCTGGCCCAGAAGCAGGAAGGCTGGATCTCCGAGCCCGCGATCCAGGAGATCGCCAAGCAGCTCGAGATGCCGGTCATCCGCGTTCTGGAAGTGGCCACATTCTACGTGATGTTCCAGCTGCAGCCGGTCGGCAAGGTCGCCTTCGTGCAGCTTTGCGGCACCACGCCCTGCCAGCTGCGCGGCGCGCTGGATCTGAAGGCGGTGCTGAAGGACAAGATCGGCGAGGCCAACCATGTCTCGGCCGACGGCAAGTTCAGCTGGGAAGAGGTCGAGTGCCTGGGCGCGTGCTGCAACGCCCCGATGGCCGCGATCAACGACTACTATTACGAAGACCTGACGCCGGAGAGCCTAGCCCAGATCCTGGACGACTTTGCCGCCGGCAAGTCGCCTAAGCCGGGCAGCTATGACGGCCGCGTGGCCTCGGAGCCGAAGGGCAAGATCCAAACCCTGACGGACCCGAAGCTGTACGACGGCTCGGCCGCCAAGAAGATCAAGATACCGAACCTGCCCGAGAAGCCCAAGGCCTCGAAGGCCAAGTCGGAGCCGGCAGCCTGA
- the nuoF gene encoding NADH-quinone oxidoreductase subunit NuoF has protein sequence MVGILEDKDRIFTNLYGLQDWGLEGAKKRGCWNGTKDILDAGRDWIIDNMKNSGLRGRGGAGFSTGLKWSFMPKEVKEGRPHYLVVNADESEPGTCKDREIMRHDPHLLIEGCLIASRAMLANACYIYIRGEYVFERERLEAAIKQAYEAKLIGKNNVHGWDFDLYVHHGAGAYICGEETALLESLEGKKGQPRLKPPFPAGAGLYGMPTTVNNVESIAVAGTILRRGAAWFAGFGRPNNAGTKLFCVSGHVNLPCNVEEAMSIPFRQLIEDHCGGIRGGWGNLKAVIPGGSSVPMIPAEQCEDLPMDFDALRNLRSGLGTAAVIVMDKSTDLVRAIARLSYFYKHESCGQCTPCREGTGWMWRVMERMATGEADPKEIDTLLDVTTQVEGHTICALGDAAAWPIQGLFRHFRHEVEERIASYRSGRLHVQGAKLIAAE, from the coding sequence ATGGTCGGTATCCTCGAAGACAAGGACCGCATCTTCACGAACCTCTACGGTCTCCAGGACTGGGGCCTTGAGGGCGCGAAGAAGCGCGGCTGCTGGAATGGCACCAAGGACATCCTGGACGCCGGGCGCGACTGGATCATCGACAACATGAAAAACTCCGGCCTGCGCGGCCGGGGCGGCGCCGGTTTCTCGACCGGCCTGAAGTGGTCGTTCATGCCCAAGGAAGTGAAGGAAGGTCGTCCTCACTACCTGGTCGTCAACGCCGACGAATCCGAGCCGGGCACCTGCAAGGACCGGGAGATCATGCGGCATGACCCGCACCTCCTGATCGAAGGCTGCCTGATCGCCTCGCGCGCCATGCTGGCCAACGCCTGCTACATCTACATCCGCGGCGAATATGTCTTCGAGCGCGAGCGCCTGGAAGCGGCGATCAAGCAGGCCTACGAGGCAAAGCTGATCGGCAAGAACAATGTCCACGGCTGGGACTTCGATCTCTACGTCCACCACGGCGCCGGCGCGTACATCTGCGGCGAAGAGACGGCCCTGCTGGAGAGCCTGGAAGGCAAGAAGGGCCAACCGCGCCTGAAGCCGCCGTTCCCGGCCGGCGCGGGCCTCTACGGCATGCCGACCACGGTCAACAACGTCGAGTCGATCGCCGTCGCCGGCACGATCCTGCGCCGCGGCGCGGCCTGGTTTGCGGGCTTTGGCCGTCCGAACAACGCCGGCACCAAGCTCTTCTGCGTCTCGGGCCACGTGAACCTGCCCTGCAACGTCGAAGAAGCGATGAGCATCCCGTTCCGCCAGTTGATTGAGGATCACTGCGGCGGCATCCGGGGCGGCTGGGGGAACCTGAAGGCCGTCATCCCGGGCGGCTCGTCGGTGCCGATGATCCCGGCCGAGCAGTGCGAAGACCTGCCCATGGACTTTGACGCCCTGCGCAACCTGCGCTCGGGCCTCGGCACCGCCGCCGTCATCGTCATGGACAAGTCGACCGACCTCGTCCGCGCCATCGCCCGCCTGTCGTACTTCTACAAGCACGAGAGCTGCGGCCAGTGCACGCCGTGCCGCGAGGGCACCGGCTGGATGTGGCGGGTCATGGAGCGCATGGCGACCGGCGAGGCCGATCCGAAAGAGATCGACACCCTGTTGGACGTCACGACCCAGGTCGAGGGTCACACCATCTGCGCCCTGGGCGACGCGGCCGCCTGGCCGATCCAGGGCCTGTTCCGTCACTTCCGCCATGAGGTGGAGGAACGGATCGCTTCCTATCGTAGCGGTCGCCTGCACGTGCAGGGCGCCAAGCTGATCGCGGCGGAGTAA